In Flavobacterium sp. GSB-24, the genomic window ATTTCATAAAAAATAAAGAATATAAGCCGCTTTTAATTTCAATTGCTACTTTGATTGTTGCGGGGATTATTGCAATTGGAGCCAATGCAGGAAATTTATTAGCAACTAGCGAATACGCAAAATACAGTATCAGAGATAAAAGTGAGTTGACTTTTAATCCAGACGGATCTAAAAACGAAACCACTGCGTCAATGACAACGGATTATATTACAGAATATAGTTATGGTATTGCGGAAAGTTTGAATTTAATTGCTCCTCGTATTTTTGGAGGTTCAAGCCATGAAAATGTCGGTACAGACAGCCGCATGTATGAATTCATGCTGGAAAAAGGCGTACCAGCCAGTCAAGCACAAGATTTTGTTTCAGCAATGCCTACTTACTGGGGCGATCAGCCAATAGTTTCTGCACCAGCCTATATTGGAGCAGTAGTGTTCTTTTTGGCAGTTTTAGCGTTGTTTATTGACGAACGAAAAATCAAATACGTGTTTTTAGCAGGAGCTTTATTTACACTCGTACTTTCTTGGGGAAAAAATTTCTCATTACTGACAAATTTTTTCATAGAGTATGTTCCAATGTACGATAAGTTTAGAGCTGTTTCTTCTATTCAAGTCATATTAGAGCTGTGTTTTCCTGTTTTGGCTGTTATGGGATTACAATCCTTTTTTAAAGCTAAAGATGAACCGAAATTGCAACAAAAAGCATTAGTTCAAACAGGAGTTTTTGGTTTAGGAATTCTAGTTATTTTGCTAATTGCTAAAGGTTTTTTCCATTTTACTGGAGCAAGCGACCAATATTTCTTAGAAAGCTACGGACCAGAATTTGTTGATGCGCTGAAAGAAGACAGAATGACAATGTATTACGCAGATTTATTAAGATCTGGATTTTTAATCGTAGTTACTTTTGTAATTCTTTGGATGTTTATTAAAAATAAATTTTCACAGACAACAACTTTAATAATAGTTGGAATTGTGATGGTTTTCGATTTGTTTTTTGTGGACAAAAAATATGTTTCGGCTAAAGATTTTGTTAGCCCAGTTCAAATTGCTGCGCCTTTTCAAGAAACACCTGCCGATTCTCAAATTTTAAAAGATACATCAATTTACCGTGTGTTTGATCTTCAAGGGCAATTACAAGGAAGATCTTCATATTTCCATAAAACAATTGGAGGATACAGTGCCGTAAGACCTAGGAGAATGCAGCAGTTGTATGATTACCAAATTGCTAAAAATAATTTAGAAGTGCTTAATATGCTAAATGTTAAGTATGTAATTCAAGTGGATAAAGAAGGAAACCAGATTCCGACTCAAAATCCAGATGCTAACGGAAACGCTTGGTTTGTAGGTTCTGTAAAATTGGTAAACAAACCAGACGATGTTATGAAAGCGCTAAATAGTTTAAATACTAAAAAAGTAGCAGTTTTTAATGTTCATGAACACGAAGGTAAATTTAAAAATGCTCGTTTAAAGAAAGCTTGGGATACAACAGGAACAATAAAAGTAGTTACCTATAAGCCAAATTACATCAAATACAAATCTGAAAATAAAGGAGATGGTTTAGCTGTATTCTCTGAGATGTACTATAAAAATGGCTGGAATGCTTATGTAGATGGTAAATTGACAGATCATTTTCCTGTAGATTATGTTTTAAGAGCAATGGAAATTCCTCAAGGAAAACATACTATAGAGTTTAAATTTGAACCTCAAGTTATTAAAACTGGAGGAACAATTACTTTGATTAGTTCAATTGGAATGTTACTGCTTTTAGCTGGAGGAATTTATTTTGAAAAATTTCGTAAAGATTCAAAAAGTAATAGCGGAGATACTCAAAAATAATTTAAAATCTTTGTGACACTTAGCGAATACTTTGTGAATCTCTGTGGAACTGAATAAATCCTAAATGGAACAAAAAAAGCTCTTAATAATTACCTATTACTTTCCGCCCGCTGGTGGACCTGGTGTGCAACGCTGGTTGAAATTTGTGAAATATTTACCAGAATTTGATGTGCAGCCAATAGTTTATGTTCCAGAAAACCCTACATATCCAATTGTTGACGAAGGTTTGGTCAGTGAAATATCAGACAAAGTAATTGTTCTAAAGAATAAAATATGGGAGCCATACCAATTGGCTTCTGTTTTTTCAAAAAATAAAACTAAAAAAATTAGTTCTGGTATCTTTCCGCAAAAGAAAAAACAGACATTTTTAGATAAGACCTTTCTCTGGGTTCGAGGAAATCTTTTTATTCCAGATGCCCGCGTTTTTTGGGTAAAACCATCAGTGTCTTATCTTGAAAAATACATTCAGGAGAATAATATCGATACCATTGTAACTTCTGGTCCGCCACATAGTTTACATTTAATTGGTTTAGAATTACAGCAGAAATTAAAAGTAAAATGGTTTGCCGATTTTCGTGATCCCTGGACAACGATTGGTTATCATAAAGCCCTTCGTTTATCTTCTTACGCTGAAAAAAAGCATAAAAGTTTAGAGCATAAAGTCCTTAATTCTGCTGATGAAATTATTGTAACAAGCAAAACCACAAAAACAGAGTTTGAGGCTATTACCAACAAGCCAATTACAGTAATTACAAATGGTTATGATGTCGAAACTGTCGAAAAACAGAATTTAGATAGTAAATTTAGTTTAGCTCATATAGGTTCTTTTTTATCAGACAGAAATCCGCCATTTTTGTGGGAGGTTTTGGTTGAGTTGTTAAAAGAAGTTCCAGAGTTTAAATCACATTTAGAAATCAAACTTATTGGTGCGGTAAGCCAGGAAGTGCTAGACGCAATAAAAGACCGTCAATTAAATGATTATTTAAATTTACTGGGTTATGTCTCGCATCAGGAAGCAGTTGCACATCAAAGAAAATCTCAGGTTTTACT contains:
- a CDS encoding YfhO family protein gives rise to the protein MKIVNKFYPHALVVLGFILVSLIYFYPVLQGKQIFQSDIAQYTGMAKEQNDFRAVENAEPYWTNSAFGGMPTYQLGANYPNDFVGKIDDVLRFLPRPADYLFLYFLGFYGLLLVLKTDPLKAFIGAIAFGFSTYLIIILGVGHNAKAHAIAYMPLVIAGFTLVFQKKYVWGGLLTMFAVALEINANHFQMTYYLLIFLLILSGYFAFDFIKNKEYKPLLISIATLIVAGIIAIGANAGNLLATSEYAKYSIRDKSELTFNPDGSKNETTASMTTDYITEYSYGIAESLNLIAPRIFGGSSHENVGTDSRMYEFMLEKGVPASQAQDFVSAMPTYWGDQPIVSAPAYIGAVVFFLAVLALFIDERKIKYVFLAGALFTLVLSWGKNFSLLTNFFIEYVPMYDKFRAVSSIQVILELCFPVLAVMGLQSFFKAKDEPKLQQKALVQTGVFGLGILVILLIAKGFFHFTGASDQYFLESYGPEFVDALKEDRMTMYYADLLRSGFLIVVTFVILWMFIKNKFSQTTTLIIVGIVMVFDLFFVDKKYVSAKDFVSPVQIAAPFQETPADSQILKDTSIYRVFDLQGQLQGRSSYFHKTIGGYSAVRPRRMQQLYDYQIAKNNLEVLNMLNVKYVIQVDKEGNQIPTQNPDANGNAWFVGSVKLVNKPDDVMKALNSLNTKKVAVFNVHEHEGKFKNARLKKAWDTTGTIKVVTYKPNYIKYKSENKGDGLAVFSEMYYKNGWNAYVDGKLTDHFPVDYVLRAMEIPQGKHTIEFKFEPQVIKTGGTITLISSIGMLLLLAGGIYFEKFRKDSKSNSGDTQK
- a CDS encoding glycosyltransferase family 4 protein; its protein translation is MEQKKLLIITYYFPPAGGPGVQRWLKFVKYLPEFDVQPIVYVPENPTYPIVDEGLVSEISDKVIVLKNKIWEPYQLASVFSKNKTKKISSGIFPQKKKQTFLDKTFLWVRGNLFIPDARVFWVKPSVSYLEKYIQENNIDTIVTSGPPHSLHLIGLELQQKLKVKWFADFRDPWTTIGYHKALRLSSYAEKKHKSLEHKVLNSADEIIVTSKTTKTEFEAITNKPITVITNGYDVETVEKQNLDSKFSLAHIGSFLSDRNPPFLWEVLVELLKEVPEFKSHLEIKLIGAVSQEVLDAIKDRQLNDYLNLLGYVSHQEAVAHQRKSQVLLLIEINSEDTKSIIPGKLFEYMVSNRPIIAIGPQGSDFADIVTQTNTGVFFDYSEKAKLKSVILDFFNQFLEGKLQAHGIGLQQYSRKNLTKQLAQLISKS